In Pelmatolapia mariae isolate MD_Pm_ZW linkage group LG8, Pm_UMD_F_2, whole genome shotgun sequence, one genomic interval encodes:
- the LOC134633310 gene encoding sulfotransferase 2B1-like codes for MTETELYTLHKGVYVPSSLHPPESLRYYEEFTFRPDDILIVTYPKSGTTWMQEILPLIISGGDPASVETLHNWDRVPWLEENRARTLNLEKRPSPRMFTTHFHYSMMPPSFFEVKPKVIYVMRNPKDVFTSAFHYFGSTSFLVKPGPQSEFLQKFLDGEVIFGSWFDHVKGWLNAKDKESIMYISYEELLKDLKDSVTRIAQFMEKSLDTEVIEKIADRCLFKNMKKNSMSNYSAAPKELMDQSKSEFFRKGIAGDWKNQLTEAEAECFDAVYKDKMKDVKYKFVWD; via the exons ATGACTGAGACAGAGTTATACACGCTGCACAAAGGCGTCTATGTGCCTTCAAGTCTCCATCCGCCCGAGAGCCTCAGGTACTACGAGGAGTTTACTTTTCGTCCGGATGACATCCTTATTGTAACGTACCCCAAGTCTG gTACGACATGGATGCAGGAGATTCTCCCTCTGATCATCAGCGGAGGGGATCCGGCCTCCGTAGAGACTCTTCACAACTGGGACCGTGTTCCATGGCTGGAGGAGAATCGAGCCCGCACCCTCAACCTTGAAAAGAGGCCGTCTCCACGCATGTTTACAACTCACTTCCACTACAGCATGATGCCGCCATCCTTCTTTGAAGTTAAACCAAAG GTCATCTATGTCATGAGGAACCCCAAAGATGTGTTTACGTCTGCTTTTCACTATTTCGGGTCAACTTCGTTCCTGGTGAAACCAGGCCCACAGAGCGAATTCCTCCAGAAGTTCCTAGATGGAGAAG ttatATTTGGTTCCTGGTTTGACCATGTAAAGGGTTGGCTCAATGCTAAAGATAAAGAGTCCATCATGTACATCTCCTATGAAGAACTTTTAAAG GACCTGAAGGACTCTGTGACCAGAATCGCTCAGTTCATGGAGAAATCTCTGGATACTGAAGTAATAGAGAAGATAGCAGACCGATGCTTGTTCAAgaacatgaagaaaaacagCATGTCAAACTACTCGGCTGCTCCTAAAGAATTGATGGACCAGAGCAAGTCTGAATTCTTCAGGAAAG GAATTGCTGGAGACTGGAAGAATCAGCTAACAGAGGCAGAAGCAGAATGCTTTGATGCTGTTTACAAAGACAAAATGAaagatgtcaaatataaatttgTTTGGGATTAA